Part of the Notamacropus eugenii isolate mMacEug1 chromosome 5, mMacEug1.pri_v2, whole genome shotgun sequence genome is shown below.
TGTCTCCCATCACTTTGGCGAGAGGTAGCTTCTAGAAGGAAAAGGAACATTCCTGCAGTGCTTGTCTGCCCTCCACCCTCCATTTTTGGTCAAGGTGAGCCCTGTGAGGGGCTCCTGGCACCTGGGGGAAgagtagggagggaagggggggcagtcttctccctcctcatcccccacTGACCAGAGCTCTTCTTTCtcaccttcccttccctattCTTCCTCTCCTGATCCCCATCTgcacttctctccctttctcccccacctaatttctttcaattctcttcaccaattctcttctccccatctctccttcataactcccccttttttcctttctccccatctctctatctctttccccatctctcctcttctttctccatctctccatctctctccccatttctcctcctccatgtcctctttctctccatctctcctctgtattgtcctttctcattcttttcctatCTCTCAAATTTCTCCCCCTGTCATCTCTCCTcttatttctccccatctctgtcctCATCATTccctgctttcttcttcctccctcctgcaGAACTCTATTCGGCACAACCTGTCTCTGCATACTCGTTTTATCCGAGTGCAGAACGAGGGCACAGGCAAGAGTTCTTGGTGGATGCTAAACCCCGAAGGTGGCAAGACGGGCAAGACGCCTCGGCGCCGGGCTGTTTCTATGGACAATGCCAGCAAGTTTCTGCGCATCAAGGGTAAGGCTAGCAAGAAGAAGCAGATTCAGGCAGTCGGGCCTGAGCGGGGGCCCCACAGCCCACCAGGGGCCCCCCCACCTCCTGCCAAATGGTCCTCCAGCCCTGTCTCCCAtggccctggccctggccctggcccagCTGGCAGTGATGACTTCGAAGCCTGGGCTGACTTCAGGGGtcgacccccacccccacccccaccagggCTGGGCTCCCGCATCTCCCCCCTGATGGCAGGTGGCGGGCAGCCAGATGAGCTGGAGGATGAGGAAGCAGccccttcctctccactcatGTACCCCAGCCCCTCGAGTGCCCTGTCACCAGCTCTGGGTGCCCGCTGCTCTGTGGAGTTGCCCCGCCTCACTGACCTTGCTGGGCCTCTCAGCTTACACGAGCCTGGTCTGGCCGACAACCTCCTGGATGACCTCCGGGACAGCTATGGTTTgagccctccacccccacccccacctggcTTACGGGCCCGTGTCCCCCCAGCCCATGGCTACGCCTTCAGTGCCAAGTGTGGGGGTGCAGCTGGCGGCAGCAGTGGCTTGGGGGGCTCCTACTGTGGGACTATCTACAGCCAGCCTGCCTTGGGTCCGCTACGCCGCCTGCCAATGCAGACAATCCAAGAAAACAAGCAGGCGGCCTTTGCCCCCTTCCGGCCTGGTCCCTTGCAGGGCCTGCTGGCCTCACCAGCTGGGCCGCCTCCACTGCCCCCAGCCAGACCCCACAGATCTGGCTCCCTCCTGGGCGGGGGTCCCGGGGAGCTGGGACTCTCAGCGGCGGCGGTGTATCCAGCCCATGGCCACCCCCCACCTAGCCACAGTGCCTTAGCTCACCCCATCAGCCTTATGACGCTGCCTGGCGACGCCTGCGGTCTCGGAGGACTAGCCCACCCAGGCCATCCAGCCCCCTATGGGAGTGGAGGTGGGCCGGCAGGGCCCACAGGCTTGCTGGAGGCGGCGCTTCAGGGCCCTTACCCAGCAGGCACTGGGGGCCATGTGCCGCTGGCCGGCCAGGACCGCTTCCCTGCTGACCTCGACCTGGACATGTTCAGCGGCAGCCTAGAGTGTGACGTTGAGTCCATCATCCTCAATGACTTCATGGACAGCGATGAGATGGACTTCAACTTTGACTCGGCCTTGCCCCCACCCCCCAGTGGCTTGGCTGTGGCCGCCCTGCCCAGCGggcccccaccccccaaccagAGCTGGGTGCCTGGCTGAAGGAGGCCCCAGGGGGAAGGGGGGCTCCAGGACTCCTGCTGACTCCTGGGGCCAGTTCAGGAGCCAGCCCCTCCCTCCTGGGCCCCACATCTCACCACTTGGACTGTGAGAGCTCCCGGAAGGGCCtgcctgggctgggctgggctcggGAGACTCTGTCTTGCTGCTGCCATGGGGAGGAGAGGGGCCTAGCCCAGCTTCCCCAAGCTCCCCTGCACATCCCTCAAGGGATCCCCCCTGCTGTAgggctctcccctctccctagcCCTTACATGGAACACTTGGTCCAAGCCCTAGTAGCCCAGACTTCTGGGCCTAGAAAGCCAGACCACAAGGGGCTGCAGGGAGGAGGAAGGGCCCAAGACCCTGGTCTCCAAGGCCCCAGCCCTCTCCCCTCATCTGCCCCCTAGGCCTCACCCCCAACTAGGCCCGTCTTGTGCCGCTGTGCAGTACAGTGGGGTTGTCGTGTCTGCTTTGTGTGGTGATAAGCGTTGTGTTCCCCCTTGGGTCAGGAAAGGCTGAAGAGGCTGGTGGGCTGGAGGCTGAGGGctagagaagaagaggaggtggGCAGAGCAGGCTGGAGTGAACTCTGGAGGCTGGTGGTCCTGTGCCCCAGGGAGTATTCCTACTTAGTGGGGACCCTTCCCAAGCAGCCCTCAGTGCTGGCCTGGCCAGGCCCTCTGCCTGCTCATACCCAGCTCACCCTTGGCTCGTCCTGCCAGGCCCTCCTCCAAAACTCCCCTTCCTTAAGCTACCCCCCAACACCAACCCTCCCCCCATATTTATAAGTGTCCAGTCTGGGTCTGGGGGGGAGGGTGGGCGCGGTCGTTCCCCGCGCAAATATCGTAGGCAGTGTACCGTGGCCGTGCCGTtagcgtgtgtgtgcgtgtgcgtgtgtacCATGTAAAGGCTGTGTATAGTGCATTGTACAGCATATTTTCAtgaataaaattgttttaaatattctCAGGGTGTTGGGCTTGCTGGTATGGGGATTCTAGCATTTTGGGGGGCTAGAGaaggggagtggggggggagTCAGGGGAGGAATAAGCTGTGGTCCTGGCATAGCATTACCCAGACACCTGAGTATGTGCAGCAACATGTCCACAGGAATCCCTGGTTCTCACGGACCTCAGCATCCTCGCCCAGGTTCATTGTCTACATGTCTGTGTATACCTTTGTTGGTGGCCGTGTGTGTCAGGGCACAGGATGGGGAACTGTCCCTAGTAAAGGCAAGCAATTCTGCTCCTGCAGCAAGAGGTTCCATAAGGAAGGTTTGTTGCTCCTTGGGAGGACCCCCACAGCCCCACACACACCGTGGATGCCCCGACCCAAGGCCTCCAATCTAGCCTGGGACTCTTGAAGACAAGGAGCTATCAGCATGCATCTCctgggggggcagggggaagggacaaggagggagacaCTCACTCTGCCCTCCAGCTCCCCTTTACATCCTTCAGGGCAGAGGTCTCTGAGGAAGGGTAGGGCTGCAAAGCCCAGCAGCTCCCTCCACCCCCGACTACACACACACCAAGTACCTTCTCCCTGGAGCCTCAGCTGCATGATTTATTCATAAAAAAGCCATTATTTATGccaaagagagaagacaggatggCTTGGCTTTTTAAGTGCCTATAATGCATTCGTGGGTCCTGCAGGCCAGACTCTTCCTCAAGAGGTAATTCATGCAGCGGAAAGAGCCCTAGACTCTGAGCCAGGACACCTGGTCCTGCCTTTGCCACtaacttgggggagggggggaggggagttgaccttgggtaagtcacatcctttctctgggtctcagttttctcctctgcaaaataataagcttacatttatatagcatttaaagttttcagagtgctttacatttggcatctcatttgatcttcataaaaatCCTAAGACAGAAGTGTGGcttttttgtccccattttacagatgaggaaactgaggctgaaaaaagtttaagtgatttgctcaagaatGCATGGTTAGTGaatgaactaagatcttcctgaccccaagattAACACAGTATctgctataccacctagctgcccacatgaAGGGGTTCAACTAGATAAAATCTAAGTCTGTTCTGATTCTGATTTGTTCTAAAGGTCcacccagctctaacattccatataccatgttctaaggcccttcctagctctgactttctgtgttctaagggccttgccagttctgacatcctatgttctaagacccctcccagttGGTCCCCCCTAGCtataacattctgtgttctaaggtcactcccagctctgacattctgtggttcCCCTCCAGTGAAATGTAGCTCTCCCTTCACATCTTTTATCTCTAAGCCCAGAGTGAGAACACAAGCTGCCCCTTGGGAGGACCCCCACAGCCCCACACACACCGGGGATGCCCCGACCCAAGGTCTTAGGCTAGCCTGGAACTCCTGAGGATAGGGTGCTA
Proteins encoded:
- the FOXO6 gene encoding forkhead box protein O6, translated to MVQPGPIPGERRRRAGPAPGERRRRRREQQQRQWRQREQREQEAWAPAPVGCRISHSCAHCSGAGITCPVAAVGGPRAGIMAEKLRGAHQVDIDPDFEPQSRPRSCTWPLPQPDFAGGGDDEDGAAGPGGGGGGGGGGGGSESTENGGAGAGAGERKAVVVAGAPAPGTAALPVLGGDAGQLRKAKTSRRNAWGNLSYADLITKAIESAPDKRLTLSQIYDWMVRYVPYFKDKGDSNSSAGWKNSIRHNLSLHTRFIRVQNEGTGKSSWWMLNPEGGKTGKTPRRRAVSMDNASKFLRIKGKASKKKQIQAVGPERGPHSPPGAPPPPAKWSSSPVSHGPGPGPGPAGSDDFEAWADFRGRPPPPPPPGLGSRISPLMAGGGQPDELEDEEAAPSSPLMYPSPSSALSPALGARCSVELPRLTDLAGPLSLHEPGLADNLLDDLRDSYGLSPPPPPPPGLRARVPPAHGYAFSAKCGGAAGGSSGLGGSYCGTIYSQPALGPLRRLPMQTIQENKQAAFAPFRPGPLQGLLASPAGPPPLPPARPHRSGSLLGGGPGELGLSAAAVYPAHGHPPPSHSALAHPISLMTLPGDACGLGGLAHPGHPAPYGSGGGPAGPTGLLEAALQGPYPAGTGGHVPLAGQDRFPADLDLDMFSGSLECDVESIILNDFMDSDEMDFNFDSALPPPPSGLAVAALPSGPPPPNQSWVPG